Proteins from a genomic interval of Anas platyrhynchos isolate ZD024472 breed Pekin duck chromosome 4, IASCAAS_PekinDuck_T2T, whole genome shotgun sequence:
- the TMA16 gene encoding translation machinery-associated protein 16 isoform X1, with amino-acid sequence MSLRASRTLLFLHFRLKIEKALRLNIIGEKLQWFQSHLDPNKTSYTKKEACELLEEYMCRFSDELEQIELRNSIRGRQGRQHGSREAVIKQTMERERQLYEGYGIEIPDIVNGKHLKFFREWNGDLKKLPNIKMRKLSVRDAICSHTEVADVENKEESSKAEDVAS; translated from the exons ATGTCGTTAAGAGCCAGCAGAACATTGCTTTTTCTACACTTCAG GTTGAAGATTGAAAAAGCTTTGCGTTTGAATATTATTG gagaaaagtTGCAATGGTTTCAAAGTCACCTTGACCCCAATAAAACTAGCTACACAAAGAAGGAAGCTTGTGAACTACTTGAAGA atacATGTGTCGATTCAGTGATGAACTGGAGCAGATTGAATTACGAAACAGTATTAGAGGTAGACAGGGAAGACAGCATGGGTCACGGGAAGCTGTCATCAAGCAGACCATGGAACGAGAAAGACAGCTCTATGAAGGCTATGGGATAG AAATCCCAGACATTGTGAACGGCAAGCACCTTAAATTTTTCAG GGAATGGAATGGTGATCTGAAGAAGCTGCCAAACATTAAAATGAGAAAGCTGTCAGTAAGGGATGCTATCTGTAGTCACACTGAGGTGGCAGAtgtggaaaacaaagaagaatcAAGTAAAGCAGAAGATGTGGCCTCATGA